In Ciconia boyciana chromosome 1, ASM3463844v1, whole genome shotgun sequence, the genomic stretch CAGAGTGAGTCTCCCTGCCACCTTTACTAGGaacttttttagaaagaaagaatataacCTAGAAACAGTATTATCAGAAACTTTTATTTGTTGTGATGTGCAGCGTCacacaaacactgaaatgaagaggaaagcatttcagattttcaatctgcaggcaaaatacagaaacacatAAAAGATTTGTCAGTGTTAACAGCCATAGAATGAATCAATAGATCTGCTATGGAAGGAAGATTAAgcctttgggggtttttttttggtaaaaattaataaattagttctttttaaattacattttattctatGTGTGCAGATgtgcattttctgttgttttccatttttgcatttAGTAGAAACATATGGCAAAGGCTAGTTTGCCTGTTAAAATGGATAAGAAACAGACAATAGTTCTGAACTAAGAGCCACTTCCAATATGTTTTGAAGTGAAACAGAATCTTTCCACTACCTTCAAGAGAAGCACAGTCAATTCCAAACTACAGAATCCTATGGATATATGGtaggaaagcaaatgtaattCCTAGGGTTTATATTTACTAAGCTATTGTAAAATCCTATGTTAATAGTTGGAGATCTATAGTTAATCCATAGTTAGAGATAGCAGCAGAGATCCAtagttaataataatttaaagcaaacaaacagaaaaaaaaattgtctaacCAGgctagaaaaatcaaaatatgccAATTAAACGAAACACAGTGAGAACAGGACAAAATTTCCATATTCCTTATGTGCCATTCTAGCTGGTCACTGCTTATCTCTCTCCTTCATTGTATCAATGTAGTTCAGCACCTCTAGAGTCCTTCTACCAGCCAAACTCAGATACTCGGCTTCAGAAGAAAAGGCCTCTACTCCTGCTGCGCTGCCCGTGCCcgcaggctgcagcccctcacGTGCTGGCATTTTGTGCCCTCCAGCGGtgcctggggtgctgggaggagggagacccccggggctgcgggcagagcGGAGGGAGCTCCCACAGCTGCACACCTGCATGGTGCCACACTGGGTGGCAACATCCACTTTCTCTACTTCTGTAACAGAGCTCTCAGTCTGCGACCAAACATCACACGTGGTACTGCGAGTGACATGCTCTCTTTGAAGGGCTTGGTGTAACGAGCCGCCCTCAGGTGGGGCggtgtggtttttattttcctcctctgtggcACATAAAATAGAGTCTTTCTCCTGAAGATGGTTTGCTGCTTCGCTAGTCAAAATACTGCTGGGCTGGAGAGGCACAGTTCTGGTGTGAGAGGTCTTGGGGGGCTCTGTGCTTGCTGAGGCTGAGATTAGGTTGGCATCATCTATCTTCAAGGACTGTTCATTCagatattctttctttttggctgTGTCTTCCTCTTCAGACTGTTTGAACAGAATTGCGTGAATGCAACTGTTAAAATAGTTCTAAGTTAATGACTTAAGTACTAAGTTAATGACTAACTAATAACTAAGttaatgaaataaacagaaaggcCAGAACtctctggttttggttgtttggggtttttttcagtctttctccaGGGGTGTACTCCTGGCCTTTGTGGAAGAGAAGGTGGGTAAGGCAGACCTTCACTCTCACACAGAATTTATACTGTGACATTTTTGTATTCAAGAAtggctgaaaacaaacagtgtGTCAAATCCTCCTGCCTTACAGGCATGTAACATAAGGCAGCTATACATCAAGGAAGAGAGCAGAAGCTTGCTTAGCGTCTTCCCACAGTCATGTTACTGTAATTCCACAAGGCCTGATATTATCAGAGACCAGACCACATGTCTGTTAAACTACTTCGGAAAATCTACAGCTAATCATTTCTTGTCTTCCTCACACATGAAGTTGCCTTGTACAAAACAAAACCGTAAATAAGATTCCAGCTACATCCACCTTTAGATGCACTCAGGCATACAGGTATCATTCAAATGAACCCCTGCAAACCCATAAAGGGGCAGCACTCACCGTGTCAGGGCTAGAGCTGAAACAGCTCTCTGTCTGCCGTGGAGAGTAACTGGGAGACTGGCTGCTGAGTGATGACTCCACATctgaaaaatgagatgaaaaggaaaggtagGTTACTCACCAAAAATTCCCCAAACATCCAACTCTCAAGTACAGCATGTAGAATTAAACATTACTACTTCTGATGAAGTTTTAAGATATTGTTTAATGAATAAAGTGTTAGCAAGGTCCATCTAGGTCTTGGCAATAGCCAGTTCTTCTCCTCTCAGGACAACACATCTTAACACAAAGCATGAAATGGGTTCCCCAAAGCTTCAGCTATGCCGTTAATCAGCAGcctgcaccagcagcagaaCCGTGCTACCCAAAAGCAAGGGCAtgttggatggggctctgagcaacctgctctagttaaagatgtccctgcttattgcagggcAGGGtgaactagatgacctttaaagatcccttccaacccaaactattctatgattctatgaaaaggaggaaggactctgcagagcaagggcagggagagaatgCAGCAAACTCCCTGCACACATTGGCTGCCATACAAGTTACATGGGCTTATGGCCATGTTTTTCTCTTGGAGGCCCTTGGGAGATCTTCtgctctgaaatgcagccagcacagctgaccCCTACAGCTAAAAGGGAGCAAAAAGGATGTGAGATCTCCCTGCTGACTCCTATCACTCTGTGCACATGTGGAATGACAGCATATAGTCTAGTGGAAGAGAATAAAGACTAGTAAAGGCTAGACCAGTAAAATGGCACATGTCAAACATCTAATGAAGATattaattaatagaaaaaacatGTCCAAGATTTTTTCCAACCAACAGAGGTCTGCaagaatagaaagaaagaaaatgactggCATTTACTTGGCATTTTACTATGTGGTGATGTTGGTAAACTTGAGCTGTGATGTTTAGGTTAATACTCTGGACCTcttgcatggattttttttttttttttttagcacttaCCCCTACTCTCAGAGCTGGCTTTTCAGTTTAGAGGACAACTTTGGAGGAAATgggacaatgaaaaaaatgtgtataatACTCACCAGAGAGAAGTTAACCTGAATTTATCTCttcaaggaaaagcaaatacagataATTCTTAGTTACCTGGTAATGCTAGTCTTCTTTATACAGTGCTGCATGAATCAAAAATACAAGCCCTCATCAAATGTAACATCCTAAAAAGATCAAAACACTTCTCTCTGGCTTTAAAAGGAACTGTTTCAGTTTCACATGTagagaaaaatctgatttttcacttAATAATGTATAAATGGTACTAACCCCTCTCCATCTTGTGAAGATTTGAACTCACTCCAAATTTAAACTCTTTCTCTTGTGCTGttgtgaacttttaaaaataagtaagtgtTAATAGTGAGGGTTCAGCTGATCAGCACCTCAGGTTAAGTGAGGAATGTTCAGTTTCTGTATTACATAAAGGAGTCACTGCACTGTaccacaaattatttcaagagGTACAAAACCCCTGAGTAACATTGTGTAGCTGGGTGACTTCTGTGGGCAAAATATCTACAAGATTCTTTATATGTATACTGGCATAAAGTTCCTTTATAATACTGAAGTGTCCTGCATATAATATCTGGGCACTGCTTGCAGAGTCTGATCCTAAGGGTTAATGGGTAACTTATGCAATGTAATTCAGGCATCAGCTTAGGTGTGAATCAAACCATGTAAATTATGGGCCTGAAAGGGCTATCTATCTGAACCACTTAACTAGAAGCTGTTCTTTCTGGCTGCCCTGTATAAACCATGAAGGAAGCTTCCACAGAAGTTAATTCAGAGAAGCTAAATTCAGTTTCTAACTGTTGTGGGCATTCCTTCTCCACCTCAAATGAATGGTGCAAACAGTAGGTTTGGCAAAACTTATGTCTCTTTAAAAAGTTACCTCTTCAAAGCCAAAGAGCTGGTTCTGTCTCCAGGCTGATTCTTTCACAGACTCGTCGTCACTGAGAGATGCAAACACAGAGTTCTCTGCTAAGTGATTTTCCCTCCtacacttttattttctttctgaattaaagTAATTActggtgactttttttccttcaatttttattttgtcttcaggAACCATGGAATGCTTCCCACTAGTGAGATCATTGAACTTATTTCTGAACCTGAGATTTAACACCAAGAATCTGTTTTTCACAAACTTCTCTTCTgttgaaatgcaaaatgtaatACGAGAGATGACAGAAGATAGTGCTGCTTTGTAAAATGGAAGGTGTTATGGATCGGAGTCTTTGATAAAACCATCTTTTGTAAAACACGGAGCACTCACATATGCTAACTTTAGCCCAGGGAAGACACTAACTTCCTCTGCAGTCAGTGGAAGGAGACAGGGTCTTTTAGAGGGCAAGTCAGAGCAACAGCTTAACTTCAGGGACTCCAAATTGTCCCATGAAGCAGTCTTTCTCTATACGTATTATAGGCAGATGAACAATGGTACAAAGGGCTTACATGCGCATAAGTTTATTCACATTATTCAATACTATTTTCACTGGGAAAACTTGGGTCCTCAGTAATACTGTTTAGAATTTTGCCTTCATGTCCTCTTAGCAGGACTTCTCCAATTCAGCAAGGTCTCTGCAGTTATCACTAGTTAATAGATGGATAATTTCTATGGcactcaccttttttttcttgaatagtTCTGTACATTCTCCTTTAAGTTAATCTGCTGATCATGGTGATAAGCAAAtgtctctaaaataaaaaagtaaaccttgatttttaaacacaatagCATAAATGCAATTTGCATAAATGCATAATAAATGCTTCtgtcaacttttaaaaataatttaaataactggatttaaaattaaattacttcattCTGAAGATTCATGATGTTTTTGGTCAGGACAGACACATCTCTGGTTATAAAAGCATATGTCtttaaaaggagaataaaaaccAGAATATATGTCCTTAAAATATTGACACTCACCAATTTTTTCAAGGTTTGCaggtttttctttattttcagacGGCATGAAGTAGTGCTGTCCCTCATGACAGTCCTGCAGGTGGGTTTTATGAAGTCCACTGGTTTTCTTGTAGCTTGCACTTGAAGCATTGTCACTTTTAAGTAAAACCTGTTCTGGAGCTGTGAAAATGCCTTCAAGGTGTCTGTCtacagaacttttttttgcaTCGATTGCAGGATAAGCCTCTCTAGTATCATAAGGATAATTTCTGTTGGTCATTTGATTTCTATCATCAggatcaatgaaaaaaatggcagtACTGCTTTGGTTaacaaaaggattaaaatacTTTGTGGAAGGATTATTATGGATTGGTTGGCTCTCATCTTCGAACAGTGCCAGAAAGGAACAATCACTTCCATCTTGGGGAGCTTTCagttctgcagtttctttcacAACATCAAACAATGGTTCTTTTATTCCTTCACTGTTTTCTGATTCGTTACTGGTCATTatcactgcatttttcctgGCAGAATTCATATAGTCTagcctgggggtgggggtgggggcggggtGGAGGAGgggtagaaaagaaaaaacagcttgcTCAGTACGTAAATAAGCAAAATACTAACTGCTAACACAACAAATTATGATAACTCAAtgataaaaatgtgaaagactTTACTCATCACACTTGCTTTTGTCCCAAATGTACATTATTTCAACTGAAAAAGtgtcctgtattttatttccactttatAGTATGGTTGATTTAAAAGAGGTTCTGTTTCATGATGTCTCCAAACATATCAAGACATGGAGCACATCCTCCTGAGTAGGGAACTGTGATTTATAAAATCAGCCACAGTATGTCACTGCTGCTCCACCAGCTGACCAAAGAAGTCcattttcaggggaaaaaaaaaaaaaagaggaagacagCTTCTTCTGTTCATAAAAATTGTTTGTTCTGCAAGGCTCAGTTCTCTCCTGTACTGAAAGCCCATAATAAGCTCTGTGTACTGCTTAATTCCTGGTCTCTTTAGCAAGTGACTTCCATTTGCACTTGAGGTCAGTAATCCTAATTCAGCACAGAATTTTTCTATTCCACTGTCAGGAGGCCAGTCAGATGGTTTGTTTTGCCCATACTTCCCTACCCCACTTCTGATAGTAGTGGTTTTGAAGATGCTATCATGCTAGCATCATTAGCATGAAAGCTATCATGCTTTCACTTACGTGGCTCTTAATTTAACATTTTCGCTGCTTTTTTCTAGGCTTGATCTGCTGACTGACCGTTCAGAAAATCTGAGCAAAAGGTTGAGAGGCTTCTGAAGCACAGAGAACTGGCAAAGAAGGTCATTCAAAAAATgccctttctttaaaaaaatttgagcAATGCTATCAATGGAACTTGAAAACTGAAGTGTAGTACAGAGAACTCTTACTGGAGAAAAATTCTGTAATGTTTTGATCGGCAAATACTTGGAACTGGATAAAGATCCTAGAGAACTTAAATGAGAAAGTAGTGTCCTCTACTTACAGAAAACCCCcagaacagttttaaaaggcTAAACACACTAGAGTTTATTTCTGGAGAAACTTGGATAGATCTACGTGAGGAAGGTAAAGGCATTTTGTGAAGCAATTCAGAGGCTCCTTCTTCACATCACCTGAACATTTTGTAATGCTAAATAAAAGTTAATAGTAGATGAGGAAATAGCTGACCAGTATTCAGAGTGAAAGACAACTGCTATTTTTATAAGACCTCTAAAACTTTTAGTTAATATTTAATGATCTTGAGGTGCCACAGCTCTCAGATTATGCACATTGATTACATCATCAGTATGttacaattaaattaaatgattgTATAAGTTTATACTTTACTTTTCACATACAGCGAAAGAAACTCCCTTCCCAGGAGAACTGCCAGCTCGTGAGGTATAAGAATTTATGGCTATAatggatgaaaacaaaacaaagatgatACAAAGAAATGGATTTGAAGAACAGCTGGAAAGGAGATGTTGTTAGTGAGCCACGAATAGGCGAGGACTAAGGGAGGTGCCGTAAGCAGAGGAGTGCAGGCCTGAGGGCCTGTGGAGAAATGAAAGGAGAGATGTAGGTGAGACAAGGTAAGGTAGGGctttaatgtaaatatattcatCTGGAATTCACCAAGATATACAGCAAGGTGAATGCTATCCTCATTTTAGGTTTTGCTGGAGAAAGCCGGGAGAATctaggagaagagagaaagagaaagttaAGGTGGCTAGGACTGGAAGCTGATGTGTTCATCTAGTTATGTGGTCAGTGAGCTTATCAGTCACTCGACTCGCAGGCAAAAAGGGTGTAGGTACTTcaggaacagcaaaataatatatGGCCTTTTTATGTCTCTATCCAGCCAAAGCTAGAGACTGATAGGAACTTTCAACCAGATGGCAGacttacagaataaaaagagtAAAGGAAGATTAGCCCTGTAAGACCCCTAGATCCAAGGCAAGAGCCCctggaaagaaactgaaataaaatgttctgcatAAATGAGTCTGGCCCTAAACCCTCTGTGCTGAACCAGATTTTTAATcagcacataaaaaaaaaaaatattctaggtTTCTatccattcttttaaaaaaaggtgtatATTCTCATAGAAGTATTATTGAACcaattctaaaaaaaaccccctataGTAAGATCATGtatgaaagagaaggaaaaaaatgctttgttccCAAAATCCCAAATGTAAACAATGTAAGTGGAGAAGCTGCCCAACTGCTACACCATCAATGTCATCAGAAAAACACTTGCAACAGTGACCAGAACTAATGAGAGCTGGGGCAGCTACCCTCCCTGTGGCCTCTTACTAAATCTGTGCTTCTCACTCAGCGTGAATTCAGTAACACCATCGTGTGTGATGTTGCAAAAAACAGATCATGGTTCCAAGTGCCTACCTAAAATCCACgttttgctgcctttcagcaAATTTAAATAGCTCGGTATGttcattctttaatttcaatttctatttgaaaagcaccaaaaatcagtgaaaaatcAAGTAGCAATAAGTTTCAGATTATCttagtatttttcttacttaaaCTTGACtgttatttctctctttaatgTAAAATCACTGCCTACCTATGCAATGGCTTAAACAGTTCCTGAGGCACGGTATTGGACTTCCTGAAAATACACTGGCTTGGAAGTTTTGTAATCCAAGGGTCTTGATCAGAACTATTTCCTGGCTGAGAAAACAGTAGAAGCTGTCAAACTCTGAATATATATAATAGTTATAGTGTTTAAAACTTTAAAGTTGGGTTTGCAAACAATATACATGTTTTCCCactattttcactttttttctttacagtagaaGCCAAAACTTCCTTACAGCCTGAGTTCTGTATAACTCATACTTTTCCATATTTGCATATCAATGTTAATATGCAAAATGTCCTTTTAGCACCCCATCCTCTCATAGTGTGAACAAGCTTGGTAGACTGTAGCATGCTGAAGTTCCACTGAAAATCACATAATTATAGAGAGCTGTTGtgtggaagggacctcaagaggtatctagtccaacctgctcaaagcagggccagcttcAAGGTTAGGCTAGATTGTTCAGGATTGTCAGGACTGAGATTCCACAACCTGTTTGGATGGCCTCTTCTGGTGCTTAGCTACTTTTGTAACAATACTTTTTTCCTATACAAACAGAATTTCCATTGTTGAAATTTGTGACTTTTACTTCTGCCATTTCACGGTGTACCTCTGGCTCTGTCCTGTCTGTAACTCTGTTTAGACTGTGGAAGACAGCAGTTATTtcaccccacacccccataGCCTTCTCTTTCCCAGGCTATGAAAGCCCTCTTTGCTCAGTCTCCCCACATGCATCATGTGCTGCAATCCCCTAACaatttttgtggcccttcatTGCTCTTGCTACAGTTTGTTGATCTCTCTCTCGTACTAGGTTTCCCAAAACTTGACACAGAATTTCGGATGTGTTCTCACATATGCTGCTCAGAGTGAAATAATCACTTGCCTTTGACTGCTGGGTATGCTCTTTCTAATACAGCCCTCTATGTAGTTGGCCTTCGCTGCTACAAGGCTGACTCATGTAcaacttgttgtccaccagCACCCTCgggtccttctctgcaaaactGCTGCCTGCTCAGTCAGTCCCCACCTGCACTGATGCGTGGGGTTATTTCTCCTGAGGTGCAGGGctttgtatttctctgtgttAATCTCTATGATGTTCCTTCTGTATGAAGTGGCCTTCTGCTTGTCAAGACCCCTCTGAGTAGCAGCCCTGCTACTGTAATGATCGCTCTGCCAATTTGGTGTCATGCATGAACCTGCTGAGGTACTGAGGGTGCATTCTGTCCCATTGTCTAACTCTCTAATGAAGATGTACTGGACTTAGTATTAATGTCTGGGGATCCCTGCCATTACTGACCTGTTGCCAATTAGACTTTAGCCCACAGACAACTACTTCTAGCATGATGGTAACAGTTTTTTTACCCATCTTATTGTCCACTCATCTGGTTCATACCTCCCCGCTTTGGCTACTAGGATCCCATGGGAAACCTTGTCAAAAGCCTTCCTAAAGTCAAGGTAAATAATATCTGCTTCTCTCCCTTATTCATAGAGCTAGTCATTTCATTACAGAAGGCAATCAGGTTTGTCAGGCACAGTATGGCCTTGGTAAAACTATGCTGGCTGTTCCCAGTCACCTTCTTGTTCTTCATGTACCTTGGAATTGCCTCTGGGAGGTCTAGTTCCATAATCCTTTCAGGGACAGAGGTGGGATGATACTTTCCCAGATCATGCTTATGTTTTTGCAGATGGGTGTGACATTTGTGTATTTCTTGTCACTGAGGAGCCTTCCCGATCACCACAGTCTTTCAAAGATGATAGACATCTGCCCTGCAGTGGTGTCATCCAAATCCGTCAATATACTTGAATGCACCCTGTCCAGTCCCATGTATTTCTTTATGTCCAGGTTCCTAAGGATTCCCTAACTTGTTCCTTCACTACTGTTTTGTACCACCACTCTCTACTGAGCTTGAAGATGTGCCAGAGAGCAGACCTTGTCAGAAAAGCCTGAAGCAAAGTAGGTCTTGAGTGCCTCAGacttttccatgtcctttgtcaCTAGGTCATCAACTCTAT encodes the following:
- the REDIC1 gene encoding regulator of DNA class I crossover intermediates 1 — translated: MKLLGVASPKSSAVSLDLLNLYVVNQISSKKDKTENMRKPVHIDITEDVKIPVRRHNIELPMSPLRTQHTSNLDDIQNRLQKQVLDSRMQHLSEKVKYQHNLSQVTELMYADSSMEHEDNVARAFSACPLSSSVFWSSNCTQFSEENFNTNLMGNTWEQTYEEELQNQPGNSSDQDPWITKLPSQCIFRKSNTVPQELFKPLHRLDYMNSARKNAVIMTSNESENSEGIKEPLFDVVKETAELKAPQDGSDCSFLALFEDESQPIHNNPSTKYFNPFVNQSSTAIFFIDPDDRNQMTNRNYPYDTREAYPAIDAKKSSVDRHLEGIFTAPEQVLLKSDNASSASYKKTSGLHKTHLQDCHEGQHYFMPSENKEKPANLEKIETFAYHHDQQINLKENVQNYSRKKSDDESVKESAWRQNQLFGFEEFTTAQEKEFKFGVSSNLHKMERDVESSLSSQSPSYSPRQTESCFSSSPDTSEEEDTAKKKEYLNEQSLKIDDANLISASASTEPPKTSHTRTVPLQPSSILTSEAANHLQEKDSILCATEEENKNHTAPPEGGSLHQALQREHVTRSTTCDVWSQTESSVTEVEKVDVATQCGTMQVCSCGSSLRSARSPGGLPPPSTPGTAGGHKMPAREGLQPAGTGSAAGVEAFSSEAEYLSLAGRRTLEVLNYIDTMKERDKQ